The Myxococcus virescens genomic interval CCAGCTGGTTGAACGGCGCGTAACGCGCGCGCGCCTCCTCGTAGCCGAGGTCCGGCGGGAGCATCCACCGCACCACCAGCGCGCGGGCTTCGAAGGCGCGAGTGAGCTTCGCCTGCCGGCCCACGGGCGGCATGTGCGCCCACACCGCCAGCACCGGACTGACGCCCACGTCCGCCAGCGCCTGGGCCAGCCCCTCCGTGAGCAGCTCCTCGTTGCGCAGCTCCACCGCGTACAGCGGCCCCTTCGGCAGCGCGGCGAAGAAGGCATGCAGCCGCTCCACGAAGCGCGCGGGCCCGCCGAGCGCCTGCGGGTCCTGCGGCGGGAACTGGAAGACGAGCGGCCCCGCCTTCTCTCCCAGCCCCTCCACGAAGGGCATGACGACGGCCTCCGTGGCGTAGGCGGCATGGAGGAAGCGCTCGTTGATGTGTCCCCGCTGCGCGCCGTAGCGCTCGTGCAGCGGGAAGCGCGCCAGGGTGCAGACCTCATGGGCCTTCACCAGGAAGCGGAAGGTGTCCGGCACCTGGGCGGCGTACTCGGCGAAGGCGCTGGAGGCGATGGGGCCGTAGAAGGTCCGGTCGATGCCCACCGTGCGCAGCACCGGGTGGTGCGCGTAGGCGGCCAGGCCCTCCCGCGCGAGCTGCGAGGCGGAGGCCTCATGGTCATAGACGATGCCGGACCACCCCGGGAACGTCCACGAGGACGTCCCGAGGAACACGCCCTGCGGCAGCTCCCGCCCCAGCGTGGCCAGCGACTCCGGCACGGCCGCGGGCTCCACGGGCTGCGCGCCCTTGCGGGCCTTGGCGGGCGGCTCCACGGCGGCACCGGTGAAGAGGTCGAGCTGTGCGGGTCCTCGCTCTTGAGGCATGGCGCGTCTCCTGGGCCAATACAGCAGGCACCGCGGGCACGGTGCCGAGCGTCCAGCGCACCTAACGCCGGACGTCACTGGATGCAGGAGGTTGCCTCAGTCCAGCCCCACGTCCCAAGTGCCATGTCGCTCGACAGGCGACCGGGCGACGAATCGGGGCGCGTGAGCGCTACAGCACCTTGAGGCGGATGGCCCCGGGCAGCAGCGTCATGGTGCACGGGAGGCGGCCCGGCGTCTCGCCGTCCACGTCCAGGAACACGTCGCCGCCGTCCACGGGCTCGGCGCGCAGGGTGCGGCAGCGCAGGCGCCGGGTGCCCTTCCAGTTCACGTGCGAGCCGTTGTAGACGCCCTTCGACTTGAGGATGAAGTCGCTCAGGCTGTAGTTGGACCAGATGGTGACGTCGAAGAGGCCGTCGTGGGTGATGGCGTCCGGCGCGACGAACATGCCGCTGCCGAAGTAGCGGCCGTTGGCCACGGCCACCGCGGTGACGCTCACCACCTCTTCCGGGCCCCCGTCCACCGAAAGCCGCACCTGCCGCTCCGAGTACTTCACCAGCCCCTTCAGCGTGCCCCACATGAAGCTCAGGTGGCCGCCCAGGGCCTTGCTGCTCTGGTTGACCTCCTGGGCCACCACCGCGCTCACACCGAACGAGGCGATGTTGGCGAAGTAGCGCGTGGCGGGCTGGCCCGCATGGTCGATGAACTCCAGCTGGCCCACGTCGAACGGCTCTGTCGTGCCGGAGCGCAGCCGCTCCAACGACGAGGCCAGCTCCAGGTCCCACCCGAAGGTGCGCCGGAAGTCGCCACCCGTGCCCCGAGGAATCAGCCCCAGCGCCGCGTTTGGATTCAGCGCCTTGCCATCCTCGAAGAAGCCGTTGGTGACTTCGTTGAGCGTGCCGTCACCGCCCACCGCGACGATGCACTCGTACCCATCCAGGAGCGCCTGGCGGGTGATGCGCGCCGCGTCCATTCCCCCCTGGGTGAAGCCGTGGCCGAAGTCGCCCAGCGCCCTGCCGACCTGCGCGGAAATCTCCGCCCAGCGCTTTCCCGTCTGCCCGTTGGCGCTGCGCGGATTGACCACGAGGAACGTCTTCATCTGGCCTTGGCCCTCCCTGTTTACGCGGTTGCGCACCGGCACTCCACTCCGTGGCCATGTTCAGGGCACGGCGGGCCTGCCGCCACCCCGCGTCAAAAGGGGTGGCGGGACCGCGCGAGCGAGGGCTCGCGTCTGACGGACTAGGCCTTGGGCGCCACGGGCACCGGCCGCACGTGAATCTCACGCAGCTGCCGGTCATCCACGTCGCCGGGGGCGCCCGTCATCAGGTCGGTGCCCGTCTTCGACTTCGGGAACGGAATCACGTCGCGCAGGGACTCGGCGCCCGTGAGCAGCATGGCCAGCCGGTCCATGCCCAGCGCGATGCCGCCGTGCGGCGGAGCACCGAACTTCAGCGCGTCCAGCAGGAAGCCGAACTTGGCGCGCGCGTCCTCGTCGCTGATGCCCAGCGCCTTGAACACCTCCGCCTGCACCTTCGGGTCATGAAGACGGATGGAGCCGCCGCCAATCTCGAAGCCGTTGAGCACCACGTCGTAGCGGTGGCACTTCACCCGGCCCGGGTCCGTGAGCAGGTAGGCCACGTCCTCGTCGTGCGGGCGCGTGAAGGCGTGGTGCGCCGCCGCCCAGGTGTTCGTCTCGTCGTCGTACTCGAACAGCGGCGGGTTCACGACCCACAGGAACTTCCACTGGCCGCCGCTGCCGTACTCCGGAATCAGGCCCAGCTTCTTGGCCACGTGCACGCGCAGGTTGGCCATCACCGTGTGGACCAGCGCCTCCTTGCCGAACTGGAACAGGAGGAGGTCGCCCGTCTTCGCGCCCACGGCCTGGTTGATGGCCTGCCGCAGCGCGGGGCTGATCGTCTTGGACAGCGGGGACTGCGTCCACTCGCCGCCCTCCGCCACCTTCGCGCGGGCCAGGCCCTTGGCGCCCGCCTGCTTGGCGAACTCCTCCAGCTTGTCGCTCTCCGCGCGGCTCATCGCCTTCTCGGCGGGGACGACCATGGCCTTGACGATGCCCTTGTTCTGCACCGCCTCCCAAATCATCGGGACGCCGCCGCCCTCGCCGTGCTCGCGAATCAGGTCGGTGAGAACCACGTGCTCCAGCCCGAAGCGCAGGTCCGGCTTGTCGTTGCCGTACTTCGCCATGGACTCATAGAAGTCCATCCGCATGAAGGGCGTGGGGATGTCGATGCCCAGCACCTCGCCCCACAGCTTCTTCAGCAGGCCCTCAATCATCGTGAAGATGTCGTCCTGGGTGACGAAGCTCATCTCCACGTCGATCTGCGTGAACTCCGGCTGCCGGTCCACGCGCAGGTCCTCGTCGCGGAAGCACTTGACGATCTGGAAGTACCGGTCGAAGCCCGCCACCATGAACAGCTGCTTGTAGAGCTGCGGGCTCTCCGCCAGCGCGTAGAACTTGCCCGCGTTGAGGCGGCTGGGGACCAGGAAGTTGCGCGCGCCGCCCGGCGTGTACTTGCCCATGAAGGGCGTCTCCAGCTCCAGGAACCCGTTGTCCACCATGTACGAGCGCGTCAGCGCGTTCATCTTCGAGCGCGTCATCAGCGAGTGCTGGAGCGGCGCGCGGCGCAGGTCCAGGAAGCGGTGGGCCAGGCGCTTCTCCTCGGACGTGTCGATGCTGTCCTCGACGGGGAACGGCGTCGGCTCCGAACGGTTGAAGATGGTGAGGTCGCTGGCCCGGACCTCGATTTCACCCGTCTTCATCTTCGGGTTCACGTTCTTCCCGCGCGAGACGACCTTGCCGCGCACGCCCACGCAGTACTCCAGCCGGAGGCTGCCGGCGAGCGCGTGCGCCTCCGCGTGGTCCGGCTCGAACACCACCTGCGTGAGGCCATCCCGATCTCGCAGGTCGATGAACACCGCGCCGCCGTGGTCCCGGCGGTTGTGCACCCAGCCGAAGAGGACGACTTCCTCGCCGACGTTGGTCGCGGTGAGCTGACCGCAAGTGTGGGTACGCTTGACCTCGGAGATGAACGGGACTGCCATGGCACCGCCTGCTGGATTCGAAGGGGGGAGAAGGCGAAGCACCATACGGATCGCGGAAACGACGCGTCAAGGAGTCCGAGCGCCCCGGGTCCGTCTCAAACCGTCGGAATCAGTGCGGATTCCGGGTTCCAAGGCCGCCCGCGGGCCCCAGGCGCACCGGCCGGCCGGCCGCCGTGCTCGCGAATGTGACGGCCGGGGGGAATACACGTTCCGGGCGGTCCGGAGTAAAACGGCGCCATGCTCCGAACAGTCATCGCCTCGACCGCCGCGCTCGGACTGGCCGCCGGCTGTGCGCCCGATTCGACCGCGCCCGTCAAGGTCAGTGCCCTGGTGCTCTCCAGCAATGGCCAGTACGTCCCCCAGGAGGTGGAGCTGAAGACCATCTCCGACATCGTCGGCCTCAAGGGCACGGTGGCCGACCTCCAGGGAGGCGCGCGCATCGTCATCGACTCCCAGGACCCGGACCTGAACAACGCCACCACGCCGGAGGGCTACGCCAACGCGCTGCTCAAGAACGCCGGCCGTGACGTCAGCGCCAACTACATCTCCCAGGGCGGCGTCCTCTGGCCGGCGGACTTCCACACCTGGAACATGGTGACGGCGTACTACAGCATGGAGCGCGCCTACGATTACTTCCGCGTCGTGGGCAACATCCCCGCTGCGGACTTCAAGGACCCCGTCACCACGTACTACTTCCCGGAGTTCGTGCTCGCGGACGTGGACAAGGACCCGATGAGCGACAACGCCATGTACTTCTCCGTGCTGGAGTCGTTCCTGGTGCTGCCCTTCGACAAGCTCCAGCGCGCCCCGCTGGCCATCAACGCCGGCGTCATCGCCCACGAATACGCGCACCGCGTCTTCAACCTGAAGGCCTACAACGGCCAGCAGTTCCCGGAGGCGCTCACGCTGTGGCAGCAAGCCGGCGCCAGCCCGGGCGCCAACATCCTCAAGTCCTTCGACGAGGGGCTCGCGGACTACCACGCGTACGGCGCCACCTGCCAGACGACCCAGGGCGGCAAGGGCTGTGACACGCGCTTCTTCTCCACGTCCTTCCACGGCAACCTGTACGGGCAAGTCACCGAGGACCGGGACCTGGCCCGCGTGGACCGCTGCATGGACGCGTCCCTGCTGAACCAGCTGTACAACCAGAACCTGAGCGCGTTCAGCGGCAACGAGTACCGGGTGGGCACGCTGCTCGCCAGCGCGCTCTACCAGGCCGGCGAGGCCACCGGTCAGCGCGACGTGCTGCTGCGCGCCATCGTCGCCTCATACAACGACGAGAGCACGACGACGCCCGGCCTCTACCAGCTGGCGCGCGCCACGCTGGCGGACCAGTCCCGCTTCACCCTGGCCGTGGCCGCCAGCGCCATCATCACCCACATCACCGACCTGCGCCTGAAGGAGGCCGTCTGCAACGAGCTGATGGACCACCTCCAGATTCCGCGTGAGCAGCTCGTCGGCAACGACCCCAACATGTGCCCGCCCAGCACCGCGGGTGGCACCACCTGCCCCCGCCTGGACCTGTGAGCATGAGGACTGCTTCCGTGAAGACGTGGCTCTTGCGTTGCGCCCTGGGCAGCCTCGCCCTGTCCGCCCCCGCCCTGGCCCAGGACGAGGACGACCCCTACGCCTACCCGGACGAGGAGCCCGCCAACGACGCCTCCGACTCCTATGACGGCGTCCGCCCCAAGGTGGACGAGGCGGACGACTTCCGCCGCGTCTCCGAGCAGGAGTACGACGACGGCGAGGACGGCTTCAAACCCCTCTCCGGGCTCGACGACCCGAACCTGGGCGTGGCCATGGAGTTCATCACCGGCGCCCTCTTCCTGGACAGCCCGCGCGGCCGGGCCGCGGAGACGCGCCTGGGCCTGGGCGTGCGCGCCACGTGGGAGTACGGCCGCATCCTCGACAACGAGTCGCTTCGCGAGGCCCTCTGGGCCGACGTGCGCTGGACGTTCGGCGGCACCAGCGACGGCACCGACTTCATCCAGGGCAAGACGCACCTCCACTACTTCACCATTGCCCCGGCCTATGAGCTGAAGCTCGGCAAGTCCGACTTCGGCTTCTTCGCCCAGGCGGGTGGCGGCATCGCGTACACGACGTCGACCATCACCATCGACACGGTGGAGACGAAGGTGAGCGGCAGCAAGCCGCTGCTTCAGTACGGCGTGGGCTTCCGTGGCCGGCCCCGGCTGACCTCCTCCGGTAACTTCCGCCTCGCCTTCCGGCTGGAGGCCATGGGCTACCGCCGGGGCTACCACAACGACTTCTTCCTGGGCGGCAGCCTCGGCACTGCCTTCTGAAGTCGCCTTCACCGGCCGCTCGCCGCGCTGCATCCGGCGGGCGGCCATGAAGTTTTTTCCACCGCCTCCCCTCTTCGCCCGTGCCCCCTCCTTGCGACTTCAAGGAGTTGGGACTGGCACGCCGTGTGCTCCTATTTCCACCGGGATGGGAACCTGGGTTCCCCTGGGGGCTGGGAGGCGAGCGATGAAGAACGCGCAGGGACAGGGACAGCACTTGGACCCCGTATGTGGGAAGACCTTGGACACACCCGAGGGCCGTCCCACCGCCGAGTACAAGAAGCGCCGTTACTTCTTCTGCTCGGAGCGGTGCCGCCACGCCTTCGAAAGGCAGGCGGAGCGCTTCCGCTTCAACGAGCTGGCCCGCGTCGGCGCGCTGATGACGCCGGGCCGCGTCCGCTGGGGCATTGCCTGAGCGCCACGGCCGCTAGGCGGCCACGCGCAGGTCCTTGAGCCGCAGAGACAGCTTGCGCTGGCCTCGGAACGTGTCGAAGCCGGCCTGAAAGGCGAGGTCCACCGGGCCATCCACCAGCGTGGCCCGGTCCGCCATGTTGAAGCCGATGGCGTCCAGCTCCGGCGCGTCCGCCAGGGCCAGCTTGAGATGGCCGCTGCCCGTGCCGGACTTGGGCTGCAGCACGCGCGGGCGAGCCACTTGCCGGCGCAGCACCAGCACGGGCTCCGGATTGCCCTGCCCGAAGGGGCCCAGCCGCTGGAGCGACTCAACGGCGTGAGCGTCCAGCTCGTTGGGATTCACCACCGCGTCCACGCGGCACCGGGGGATGAGGTCCTCCGGCGTGAGGCGCTGGTAGGCAATCTTCTCAAAGGCCTCCCGGAAGGCGGGCAGCCGCTCTGCGTCGATGGTGAGCCCCGCGGCGTGCTTGTGGCCGCCGAAGCGCGTCAGCATCTCCGCGCAGCCACTGAGCGCGTCATGGAGGTGGAAGGCCTCGATGCTGCGCGCCGAGCCCTTCCCCACGCCGTCCTTCACCCCCACCATGACGGTGGGCCGGTAGAAGCGCTCCACCACGCGCGAGGCGACGATGCCGATGACGCCCGGGTGCCAGCCTTCGTCGTACAGCACCAGGCCTCGCGCGTCCTTCAGCGACTCCGCCTGGGCCAGCGCTTGCGTGAGGATGCTGCTCTCGATGCCCTGGCGCTCCGCGTTGGCCCTGTCCAACACCGCGGCCAGTGAGCGCGCCGTCTCCGGGGACTCCGAGCACAGCAGCTGAAGTCCCAGCGAGGCGTCATGCAGGCGGCCCGCCGCGTTGATGCGGGGCCCCAGGCGGAAGCCCACCTGACCGGCGGTGACGGAGGCGTCCGGGTCCATGCCCGCCACTTCCTTCAAGGCCCGCACGCCCGGCCGGCGGCCCGCGCTCAGCTCCTGGAGGCCATGCGTCACCAGGATGCGGTTGGCGCCGGTGAGCGGCACCACGTCCGCCACCGTGGCCAGCGCCACTAGGTCCATCATGGACCGGAGGTTGGGCTCCTTCCGGGTGGCGAAGAAGCCCTCGTCGCGCAGGCGCTTGCGGATGCCCATGCAGAAGTTGAAGGCCACGCCCGC includes:
- a CDS encoding DUF72 domain-containing protein; this encodes MPQERGPAQLDLFTGAAVEPPAKARKGAQPVEPAAVPESLATLGRELPQGVFLGTSSWTFPGWSGIVYDHEASASQLAREGLAAYAHHPVLRTVGIDRTFYGPIASSAFAEYAAQVPDTFRFLVKAHEVCTLARFPLHERYGAQRGHINERFLHAAYATEAVVMPFVEGLGEKAGPLVFQFPPQDPQALGGPARFVERLHAFFAALPKGPLYAVELRNEELLTEGLAQALADVGVSPVLAVWAHMPPVGRQAKLTRAFEARALVVRWMLPPDLGYEEARARYAPFNQLVDEDVPTRDVLARVCLAALRRDKPTFITINNKAEGSAPLSAIKLAERVVLGRREEAERQAAPR
- a CDS encoding diacylglycerol/lipid kinase family protein, giving the protein MKTFLVVNPRSANGQTGKRWAEISAQVGRALGDFGHGFTQGGMDAARITRQALLDGYECIVAVGGDGTLNEVTNGFFEDGKALNPNAALGLIPRGTGGDFRRTFGWDLELASSLERLRSGTTEPFDVGQLEFIDHAGQPATRYFANIASFGVSAVVAQEVNQSSKALGGHLSFMWGTLKGLVKYSERQVRLSVDGGPEEVVSVTAVAVANGRYFGSGMFVAPDAITHDGLFDVTIWSNYSLSDFILKSKGVYNGSHVNWKGTRRLRCRTLRAEPVDGGDVFLDVDGETPGRLPCTMTLLPGAIRLKVL
- the aspS gene encoding aspartate--tRNA ligase — protein: MAVPFISEVKRTHTCGQLTATNVGEEVVLFGWVHNRRDHGGAVFIDLRDRDGLTQVVFEPDHAEAHALAGSLRLEYCVGVRGKVVSRGKNVNPKMKTGEIEVRASDLTIFNRSEPTPFPVEDSIDTSEEKRLAHRFLDLRRAPLQHSLMTRSKMNALTRSYMVDNGFLELETPFMGKYTPGGARNFLVPSRLNAGKFYALAESPQLYKQLFMVAGFDRYFQIVKCFRDEDLRVDRQPEFTQIDVEMSFVTQDDIFTMIEGLLKKLWGEVLGIDIPTPFMRMDFYESMAKYGNDKPDLRFGLEHVVLTDLIREHGEGGGVPMIWEAVQNKGIVKAMVVPAEKAMSRAESDKLEEFAKQAGAKGLARAKVAEGGEWTQSPLSKTISPALRQAINQAVGAKTGDLLLFQFGKEALVHTVMANLRVHVAKKLGLIPEYGSGGQWKFLWVVNPPLFEYDDETNTWAAAHHAFTRPHDEDVAYLLTDPGRVKCHRYDVVLNGFEIGGGSIRLHDPKVQAEVFKALGISDEDARAKFGFLLDALKFGAPPHGGIALGMDRLAMLLTGAESLRDVIPFPKSKTGTDLMTGAPGDVDDRQLREIHVRPVPVAPKA
- a CDS encoding YHS domain-containing protein, encoding MKNAQGQGQHLDPVCGKTLDTPEGRPTAEYKKRRYFFCSERCRHAFERQAERFRFNELARVGALMTPGRVRWGIA
- the recJ gene encoding single-stranded-DNA-specific exonuclease RecJ encodes the protein MRWLLPDVVEQEVASLAGELSLHPLAAKVLLHRGYRTPESASAFLSDRLADLPDPFRMKGMPGAVDRIIRAIRSREKVTLYGDYDVDGVCSTSLLYLFMKELGAPPATYIPHRLDEGYGLNVGAVERIAAEGTRVLVTLDCGITSVAEITRAKELGLDVLVVDHHTVPPTLPPAVAVLNPHQPGCEYPTKALCAAGVAFNFCMGIRKRLRDEGFFATRKEPNLRSMMDLVALATVADVVPLTGANRILVTHGLQELSAGRRPGVRALKEVAGMDPDASVTAGQVGFRLGPRINAAGRLHDASLGLQLLCSESPETARSLAAVLDRANAERQGIESSILTQALAQAESLKDARGLVLYDEGWHPGVIGIVASRVVERFYRPTVMVGVKDGVGKGSARSIEAFHLHDALSGCAEMLTRFGGHKHAAGLTIDAERLPAFREAFEKIAYQRLTPEDLIPRCRVDAVVNPNELDAHAVESLQRLGPFGQGNPEPVLVLRRQVARPRVLQPKSGTGSGHLKLALADAPELDAIGFNMADRATLVDGPVDLAFQAGFDTFRGQRKLSLRLKDLRVAA